The following proteins come from a genomic window of Synechococcus sp. NB0720_010:
- the crtR gene encoding beta-carotene hydroxylase, whose product MTQTLAPSELQELGRQEVRASVSAVPREYLDPPAPWNPTVGLFLGGYALAALSIAGWFLWGWPLPVLLATGFLALHLEGTVIHDACHNAAHPSRFWNAFMGHGAAMLLGFSFPVFTRVHLQHHAHVNDPKNDPDHIVSTFGPLWLIAPRFFYHEYFFFQRKLWRGHELLEWGIARGIFFAIVLAGIKYGFIDFIFNVWFAPALMVGVTLGLFFDYLPHRPFSSRNRWHNARVYPGRLMNWLIMGQNYHLVHHLWPSIPWFEYRPAYHATKPILDAKGSPQRLGLFETKSDLTNFLYDIVLGVRSHRRRRSKLRPIAGLLPSFRARRHVVALLHRTAVSPRR is encoded by the coding sequence ATGACGCAAACCTTGGCCCCATCTGAGTTGCAAGAGCTTGGACGCCAAGAGGTGCGTGCTTCCGTCAGCGCAGTGCCTCGGGAATACCTCGATCCCCCGGCGCCCTGGAACCCAACGGTGGGTCTGTTCCTCGGGGGATATGCCCTTGCGGCGTTGAGCATCGCGGGCTGGTTCCTCTGGGGTTGGCCCCTGCCTGTGCTTCTGGCCACGGGTTTTCTCGCCCTGCATCTCGAAGGCACGGTCATTCACGACGCTTGCCACAACGCGGCGCACCCCAGTCGCTTCTGGAATGCCTTCATGGGGCATGGGGCCGCAATGCTGTTGGGCTTCAGCTTTCCTGTCTTCACCCGGGTGCACTTGCAGCACCACGCCCATGTGAATGATCCGAAGAATGATCCGGATCACATCGTCAGCACCTTCGGTCCGCTTTGGCTGATTGCGCCCCGTTTTTTCTATCACGAGTACTTCTTTTTCCAGCGCAAGCTTTGGCGCGGACATGAGCTTCTTGAGTGGGGGATTGCCCGGGGAATCTTCTTCGCGATTGTGCTAGCTGGGATCAAATATGGCTTCATTGATTTCATCTTCAATGTCTGGTTCGCGCCAGCCCTGATGGTCGGGGTGACCCTGGGCTTGTTCTTTGATTACCTCCCCCACCGCCCCTTCTCGTCCCGCAACCGTTGGCACAACGCCAGGGTCTATCCGGGGCGTTTAATGAATTGGCTGATCATGGGTCAGAACTATCACTTGGTTCATCACCTATGGCCTTCAATTCCCTGGTTTGAGTATCGGCCGGCTTATCACGCCACCAAGCCAATCCTGGATGCCAAGGGCTCGCCTCAGCGCCTCGGTTTGTTTGAAACCAAGAGCGATTTAACGAACTTCCTCTACGACATCGTTCTGGGCGTGCGCAGTCACCGCCGCCGCCGCAGCAAACTTCGTCCGATTGCAGGACTGCTGCCGTCCTTCAGGGCAAGGCGCCACGTGGTGGCTCTGCTCCACCGCACGGCTGTCTCGCCCAGGCGCTGA
- a CDS encoding Ycf66 family protein: MLATLGGTLALLVGLTVMLLPLLATELSRPRDAAWGAVVLLLGLTLVTSADRLTGSPMLAVLCGGLLIARLGSEVLQSRWRMLSLEEQQRIASIERWQTSLRELFSSSTQAASVLNETGGSLLNAFKGGPKPGKSSKRWVRAETENAPEPPSAVEPTIEPTVEPTVVASFDEVEELIEASSPQAG; this comes from the coding sequence ATGCTGGCCACCCTTGGCGGAACCCTTGCCCTGCTGGTGGGCCTGACGGTGATGCTGCTGCCGCTGCTCGCCACCGAGCTCAGTCGCCCCCGCGATGCCGCCTGGGGGGCTGTGGTTCTGCTGCTGGGGCTGACCCTGGTCACCAGCGCGGACCGGCTGACGGGCTCCCCGATGCTGGCCGTGCTCTGCGGAGGCCTACTCATTGCCCGCCTCGGCAGCGAGGTCCTGCAAAGCCGTTGGCGCATGCTCAGCCTCGAGGAACAGCAGCGCATCGCGTCCATCGAGCGCTGGCAAACCAGCCTGAGAGAACTCTTCAGCAGCAGCACCCAGGCCGCGTCGGTCCTGAACGAAACGGGTGGATCGCTCCTGAACGCTTTCAAAGGCGGGCCCAAACCGGGCAAGAGCAGCAAGCGCTGGGTTCGCGCCGAAACCGAGAACGCTCCTGAACCCCCTTCCGCTGTTGAGCCCACCATCGAACCCACTGTTGAGCCCACCGTGGTGGCTTCCTTTGATGAGGTGGAGGAGCTGATCGAGGCCTCCAGCCCCCAAGCGGGATAA
- the ileS gene encoding isoleucine--tRNA ligase: MRANSQVREPEIQAFWAEQQLYERLSEENTGPCFTLHDGPPYANGALHVGHALNKILKDIINKTALLQGKRARFVPGWDCHGLPIELKVLQGLKSSERAELTPVSLRKKAHAYALEQVKGQKAGFRRWGIWADWNQPYLTLQKDYEAAQIGVFGAMVLAGHIYRGLKPVHWSPSSRTALAEAELEYPDGHSSPSVFAAFPAVALPSELAGTLEQAGLSPAQATAKGGLAVAIWTTTPWTLPANLAVSVNERLDYAICAIEAQGDNPAPAASHLVVAAELRERLETSLGLTLKPLVSVKGSALEGLQYRHPLLERTSPVVIGGDYITTEAGTGLVHTAPGHGVDDFNTGRKYKLPVLCPVDEAGNLTAEAGPFAGTNVLKDANPTIISALEETGLLLKQERYEHRYPYDWRTKKPTIFRATEQWFASVEGFRQAALDAIAQVEWLPASGRNRIEAMVSERGDWCISRQRTWGVPIPVFYHRETGEVLLNEATLSHIQGLIAEHGADVWWERDEAGLLPETYAAEASQWRKGTDTMDVWFDSGSSWAGVLGGIEGASSRAPQLHYPADLYLEGSDQHRGWFQSSLLTSVAVNGHAPYKRVLTHGFTLDEKGRKMSKSLGNVVDPAVLVSGGKNQKQEPPYGADVLRLWVSSVDYSADVPLGPGIVKQLADVYRKVRNTARYLLGNLHDFDPSQDAVPYEELPLLDQWMLQRTASLIDSVSGDFERYEFYRFFQALQNFCVVDLSNVYLDIAKDRLYVSGANDFRRRSCQTVLALVVERLAGLIAPVLCHMAEDIWQNLPYSVAETSVFERGWPTAPEQWRNSALEQPMAQILELRALVNRQLESCRSAAKLGASLEAQVQLSLGEGSEATQAALTWLENSAHPKVDNLADWLLVSALEIGGSNPEGVLAEASENGITVQIRKAAGQKCERCWHYESDIGEHLAHPTLCGRCVEVLS, encoded by the coding sequence ATGAGGGCCAATTCACAGGTGCGCGAGCCCGAGATCCAGGCGTTCTGGGCTGAGCAGCAGCTCTATGAGCGCCTGAGCGAAGAGAACACAGGTCCCTGCTTCACCCTCCACGACGGGCCGCCCTACGCCAACGGCGCCCTGCACGTCGGGCACGCGCTGAACAAGATCCTCAAGGACATCATTAATAAGACCGCCCTGCTGCAGGGCAAGCGGGCTCGCTTCGTCCCCGGTTGGGACTGCCACGGCCTACCGATTGAGCTGAAGGTGCTGCAGGGGCTCAAGAGCAGCGAGCGGGCCGAGCTCACCCCCGTCAGCCTGCGCAAGAAGGCCCATGCCTACGCCCTCGAGCAGGTGAAAGGCCAGAAGGCTGGTTTCCGCCGCTGGGGCATCTGGGCCGACTGGAATCAGCCTTACCTGACCCTGCAGAAGGACTACGAGGCCGCCCAGATCGGGGTGTTCGGAGCCATGGTGCTGGCCGGTCACATCTACCGGGGCCTCAAGCCGGTCCACTGGAGCCCCAGCTCCCGTACGGCCCTCGCTGAAGCCGAGCTCGAGTACCCCGACGGCCACAGCTCCCCCAGCGTGTTTGCCGCCTTCCCTGCTGTGGCACTCCCCAGCGAGCTGGCCGGCACCCTCGAGCAGGCGGGCCTGAGCCCCGCACAAGCCACGGCCAAAGGCGGCCTGGCTGTCGCCATCTGGACCACGACCCCCTGGACGCTGCCCGCCAACCTGGCGGTCTCCGTCAATGAACGGCTCGACTACGCCATCTGTGCCATTGAGGCCCAGGGCGACAACCCCGCACCAGCCGCCAGCCACCTGGTGGTGGCCGCCGAACTGCGGGAAAGACTGGAAACCAGCCTGGGCCTGACCCTCAAACCCCTGGTCAGCGTCAAAGGGAGTGCCCTTGAAGGCCTGCAATACCGCCATCCCCTGCTGGAGCGCACCAGTCCGGTCGTGATCGGCGGTGACTACATCACCACCGAAGCAGGCACCGGCCTGGTCCACACCGCCCCGGGCCATGGCGTCGACGACTTCAATACCGGCCGCAAGTACAAACTCCCGGTGCTTTGCCCGGTGGATGAGGCCGGAAACCTGACAGCAGAAGCCGGCCCCTTCGCCGGCACCAATGTCCTCAAAGACGCCAACCCGACGATCATCAGCGCCCTGGAAGAGACGGGCCTGCTGCTGAAGCAGGAGCGCTACGAGCACCGCTACCCCTACGACTGGCGCACCAAAAAGCCGACGATTTTCCGGGCCACCGAGCAGTGGTTCGCCTCGGTGGAGGGCTTCCGCCAGGCCGCCCTCGATGCCATTGCCCAGGTGGAGTGGCTACCGGCCAGTGGCCGTAACCGCATCGAAGCGATGGTGAGCGAGCGGGGGGACTGGTGCATCAGCCGTCAGCGCACCTGGGGTGTGCCGATTCCCGTCTTCTATCACCGTGAAACCGGTGAGGTGCTGCTCAACGAAGCCACCCTCAGCCACATCCAAGGGCTAATTGCCGAGCACGGCGCCGATGTCTGGTGGGAGCGCGACGAAGCCGGGCTCCTGCCTGAGACCTACGCCGCGGAAGCCAGCCAATGGCGCAAGGGCACCGACACGATGGATGTCTGGTTTGACTCCGGCTCCTCCTGGGCCGGCGTGCTCGGGGGCATCGAGGGCGCCAGCAGCCGCGCACCCCAACTGCACTACCCGGCTGATCTCTACCTCGAGGGCAGCGATCAACACCGCGGCTGGTTCCAAAGCAGCCTGCTCACCTCCGTTGCAGTTAACGGACACGCCCCCTACAAGCGAGTGCTCACCCACGGCTTCACCCTCGATGAGAAAGGCCGCAAGATGAGCAAATCCCTCGGGAACGTCGTCGATCCAGCGGTGCTGGTCTCGGGCGGCAAGAACCAGAAGCAGGAACCGCCCTACGGCGCCGATGTCCTTCGGCTCTGGGTGAGTTCCGTCGACTACTCGGCCGACGTCCCCCTGGGCCCCGGCATCGTCAAACAGCTGGCGGACGTCTACCGCAAGGTGCGCAACACGGCGCGCTACCTGCTGGGCAACCTCCACGACTTTGACCCCAGCCAAGACGCCGTTCCCTACGAAGAGCTACCGCTGTTGGATCAGTGGATGCTGCAGCGCACCGCGTCCTTGATTGACAGCGTCAGCGGAGACTTCGAGCGCTACGAGTTCTACCGCTTCTTCCAGGCCCTACAGAACTTCTGCGTCGTCGATCTCTCGAACGTCTACCTGGACATCGCCAAGGATCGCCTTTACGTCAGCGGTGCCAACGACTTCCGCCGCCGCAGCTGTCAAACGGTTCTCGCGCTGGTGGTGGAGCGACTCGCGGGCTTGATCGCCCCAGTGCTGTGCCACATGGCAGAGGACATCTGGCAGAACTTGCCCTACTCCGTTGCCGAGACCTCAGTGTTTGAGCGGGGCTGGCCCACGGCACCCGAGCAATGGCGCAACAGTGCCCTTGAGCAACCGATGGCCCAGATCCTGGAGCTGCGCGCGCTGGTCAATCGGCAACTGGAAAGCTGCCGCAGCGCCGCCAAGCTGGGGGCCTCCTTGGAAGCGCAGGTTCAACTGAGCCTCGGCGAAGGGAGCGAGGCAACCCAGGCAGCCCTCACCTGGCTGGAGAACAGCGCCCACCCCAAGGTCGACAACCTGGCGGATTGGCTCCTGGTCTCGGCCTTGGAAATCGGCGGCTCAAACCCCGAAGGCGTGCTGGCCGAAGCCAGTGAGAACGGCATCACCGTCCAGATCCGCAAAGCGGCCGGTCAGAAGTGCGAGCGCTGCTGGCATTACGAGAGTGACATCGGCGAGCACCTCGCCCATCCGACCCTCTGCGGCCGCTGCGTCGAGGTTCTCTCTTAA